From a region of the Deltaproteobacteria bacterium genome:
- a CDS encoding NUDIX hydrolase, which yields MRKETYNTRRKRLQETLIEWGIPKKILKKVINPPHKLGDLEKIIKATEKRKPSNPAEYFLKGVNYYREKNGQLPLYHSITTNKKELIKMEAIEKKIVYEGKYLKMVNKYFKTGQGKQHVWETVERKNIYGEGAVVIVALTKNREIILEKNWRVPLESFIIQFPAGLTDKKGETKEEAAKRELLEETGYRAEKLIPIISVPLCPALTATKATYFFAPVVEFAGKQKTENTEKIKVLKIPTEKIDDFLLNLPQDTEVDIRVLGMLWVLERKKLI from the coding sequence ATGCGAAAGGAAACCTATAATACAAGGAGAAAACGCCTTCAAGAAACCTTGATTGAATGGGGTATACCCAAAAAGATACTCAAAAAGGTTATCAATCCGCCTCACAAACTTGGTGATTTGGAAAAGATAATCAAAGCTACTGAAAAAAGGAAACCTTCAAATCCTGCTGAATATTTCCTGAAAGGTGTTAATTATTATAGAGAAAAGAATGGACAGTTACCCTTATATCACTCTATAACAACAAATAAAAAGGAGTTGATAAAAATGGAAGCCATAGAGAAAAAGATAGTATATGAAGGAAAATATTTGAAAATGGTAAACAAATATTTTAAGACAGGTCAAGGAAAACAACATGTTTGGGAAACAGTAGAAAGAAAGAATATATATGGTGAAGGAGCGGTAGTAATTGTTGCTTTAACAAAAAACAGAGAGATAATATTGGAGAAAAATTGGAGAGTTCCTCTGGAATCTTTCATTATCCAATTTCCCGCTGGTCTCACCGACAAAAAAGGTGAAACCAAAGAGGAAGCCGCCAAAAGGGAACTTTTAGAAGAAACAGGCTACAGGGCAGAAAAACTCATTCCCATTATCTCCGTGCCATTATGCCCGGCTTTAACTGCCACTAAAGCTACTTATTTTTTTGCACCAGTTGTAGAGTTTGCAGGAAAACAAAAGACAGAAAACACAGAAAAGATTAAAGTTTTGAAAATCCCAACTGAAAAGATAGATGATTTTTTATTAAATCTTCCCCAGGATACAGAAGTGGACATCAGGGTCTTAGGTATGCTCTGGGTTCTAGAAAGAAAAAAGCTGATCTAA
- a CDS encoding NAD(P)/FAD-dependent oxidoreductase has translation MCKNPYDAIIIGAGVVGCACGRELSKYKLKVGVLEKNTDVSEGISKGNSGVVHAGFYVPYGTLKAKTNVEGSFLIPKLAAELNFPYKKIGKLVISNDKYGLKELKRLKENGDKNGCIGLEIITEKQISHIEPKVKAKYALFSKETGIISPYLFTIALAENALKNGVEFFLNHEVIKIWKDKEFFVQTKKNTFHSRWLINAAGLFSDKISCLAGDKSYKIFPCRGEYLVTDKDNEKIINRMIYPIPPKDGASLGVHITPTTDGNILIGPSAEFIDDYGLENTKQFLDGMKENAFKMVPELKRLSIIRTYSGIRPKLIRTKTKRDFRDFVIEESKTVPKLINIIGIESPGLAAAPAIANLVLNIIGNKENLNKNEQFDAYNPEKPNFQSLSVEEKKELIKKNPDFGEIICRCETITKGELLNAINNPLEIKTMDGIKRRCRAGMGRCQGGFCMPRIIKILRKEYGIKEKEILKNENNSNLFFGKIKE, from the coding sequence GTGTGTAAAAACCCTTACGATGCAATAATTATTGGAGCGGGCGTCGTCGGCTGCGCCTGCGGGCGAGAATTATCCAAATATAAGTTAAAAGTAGGGGTCTTAGAAAAAAATACAGATGTTTCGGAAGGCATCAGTAAAGGCAATAGCGGCGTTGTTCATGCAGGATTTTATGTACCTTATGGAACTTTAAAGGCTAAAACAAATGTTGAAGGTTCTTTTCTAATTCCAAAACTTGCAGCTGAACTCAACTTTCCCTATAAAAAAATCGGTAAGCTGGTAATATCCAACGATAAATACGGCCTGAAAGAGTTAAAAAGGTTGAAAGAAAACGGTGATAAAAACGGATGTATTGGATTGGAAATTATCACAGAAAAACAAATCTCACATATTGAGCCAAAGGTTAAAGCTAAATATGCCTTATTCTCAAAGGAAACAGGAATAATCTCTCCTTATCTATTTACCATTGCCTTGGCGGAAAATGCTCTAAAAAACGGTGTAGAGTTTTTCTTAAATCATGAAGTAATAAAGATATGGAAAGATAAGGAATTTTTTGTTCAGACCAAAAAAAACACCTTCCATTCGAGATGGCTCATCAATGCGGCAGGACTTTTTTCAGACAAAATATCATGCCTTGCCGGTGATAAGAGCTACAAAATTTTTCCCTGTAGAGGAGAATATTTAGTTACAGACAAAGATAATGAGAAGATCATAAATAGGATGATTTACCCTATTCCACCAAAAGATGGTGCCAGCTTAGGCGTTCATATTACTCCTACCACCGATGGTAACATTCTCATTGGACCTTCTGCTGAATTTATAGATGACTATGGACTGGAAAATACCAAACAATTTTTAGATGGAATGAAAGAAAATGCCTTTAAAATGGTTCCTGAATTGAAAAGACTTTCCATCATTCGCACCTATTCTGGCATAAGACCAAAATTGATTCGCACCAAAACAAAAAGAGATTTTAGAGATTTTGTAATAGAAGAGAGTAAAACTGTTCCCAAACTCATAAATATAATCGGTATTGAATCACCGGGGTTAGCCGCCGCTCCTGCCATTGCAAACTTAGTGTTGAATATAATTGGAAATAAAGAAAATTTAAATAAAAATGAACAATTTGATGCCTACAATCCCGAAAAGCCTAATTTTCAATCTTTGTCCGTTGAAGAAAAGAAAGAGTTGATAAAAAAGAATCCTGATTTTGGTGAAATCATTTGCAGATGTGAGACCATTACTAAAGGTGAACTCTTAAATGCAATTAACAATCCATTGGAAATAAAAACAATGGATGGAATTAAAAGAAGATGCAGAGCAGGAATGGGCAGATGTCAGGGTGGTTTTTGCATGCCGAGAATAATCAAAATTTTAAGAAAAGAATACGGAATTAAAGAAAAGGAGATCTTAAAAAATGAAAATAACTCAAATCTCTTTTTTGGAAAGATAAAAGAGTGA